TGTTCCTCTGAAACTTGCTGTGCAAGTCTCTGCATCTCTATGTGGGTTTAGCAATGTTAGCAATGCTCTAAACCATGGGAAACAAGCAGTTAGAAAAGAAAGCCTTACTTCATAGAATAGATGTACTTGCCTGATTCTTGACacactagaaaaagaaaagaaagcattaaagattacatcaaactgaactgtatgaaaagaacaaatactGGGGCTAGCacagtggtgtagtaggttaatcctccacctgcggggctggcatcccatatgggcaccggtaaTAATcctggaaaacctttctgtctctccctgtctgtaattctaactctcaaataaataaaaagaacaattactgtatcaataGAAATACCAGGTTTAACATGCACAAAGCCAAGAAAACCAACGATGCCAGATACTGAATTTCTATTGCACTGTCCTTTGAACACCCCAGCAGGAATAAACTGCTGTGTGCAGATACCATGCAGTGCAGTCATAACTGAAGCCCTTCACTTTAAGTTTGCATTATGGCTAGAATTTGTCAAATACTTTTGCCAATCTATAAAACACAAATCCCTCTAACAAATAACTTTTATAAACACTTCCAATCCAATGGGGAAAAAACATTGACTTTTTATCCTTTAAGTCagtataagaaaacacaaatgtcaaAAACACTGAAGGTCAAATTGCCAACTTTTTtaggttacatttctttttttcttttttctttttttttttttttatttttgacaggcagagtggacagtgagagagagacagagagaaaggtcttcctttgctgttggttcaccctccaatggccgccgcggtagcgcgctgcggccggcgcaccgcgctgttccgatggcaggagccaggtgcttctcctggtctcccatggggtgcagggcccaaacacttgggccatcctccactgcactccctggccacagcagagagctggcctggaagaggggcaaccgggacaggatcggtgccccgaccgggactagaacccggtgtgccggcgccgcaaggcggaggattagcctgttgagccacggcgccggcctaggttaCATTTCTATCAATTCAATTCCTATTTAATCAAGATATCCAGGAAGGCATGGTTTTAGATGAACCACGTGGAACTGTCACTTGATTGACAATTAATTAATGCAAAACAATGGCATTTAGTAGGTCTACACgggcattttccatttttttcataccAAATATTTTTGCTAATCTGTTAACTCATAATTACAGTATTGAGATTTTGCATTCAAGCCcttgaaaaacaataaatgcttaaCTTACCACACATGTGAATGGctgtatttttttcctgtggaaAAAGTACAAAATGAATTATTTAGGAACCTTACATATTTAGCTATGAAATTAGATCATACATATAAATCTTGAGATTTCAATGTATTATAGCCACATCCAGCTCTGTCAGAATTAGGTTTTAGTTCATGTCTGTAATCATTCAGCAGTTGAACATTTAAATTCATCATGTGAACTGTAATTGAACTTCAAAAGATTCCACTGTCACCATTTAAAACTTACCTAAGCCATCACTCAAAAATATAACTTATCTGGGGTATTCCAATacctaaggttaaaaaaaaacctattaggTCTTTCACACTTAGATTAATCAACTGTCTTGTAGTTCCTTCCCACAGACCTAAGAATAAGTCCTGTgagcaaagcaaaaccacagagTTGCTCTATGAGGCGTTTCCAACGATGAATGGCTATAGGAAAAGCCCCATCGGGATAGACCTCAACAGGTGTTTACAGGACcttaaaatataaaggaaatctAAGATTCAACACAAAAGCAGTTACTAGCCAGAGTTGAAGTTCTCCAGCAAAAGCATGCACAAAGCCATAACCAAGAAAGGCATAAAACACCCCATTTTAATCAGATTATTTCATAATCACATGGTAAAGATTTTCACCAATCAGCTTAGGAGCCACAGTAGTGATAAAAAATCCAGAGCACCTTTAAACACCTATTTCAATATCAGGAAAAGATAAATTATGTGACACTGATTATGCTGGAAACTTAAGACCATATATTATTCTACTGCTTTTTGTATTTAGGAAATCTTGCATGTACATGTAATCATTTACTAGATTACATGATGAATGCTTGTTTATGATATGATGGTCTTCATTTTAGATTTTTACTAATGTTGGGGGCAGGTATTTAAGCAGTGTTTAGGATACCACATGACACTGACATGCCTTATTTCTGTTTAGATttttcctgctacccacacgagttaagtgcttaggtccttgccacctgtgtggtGTGGTAGGAatggactgagttcctgcaaCCAGATTCCACTTAGCTGATGAGGGATTTAGGGCGTGAAATGGCAAAAGGGAGGGGTGCAATCTCTTGCCTTTAAAATTAGAGGCAGTTTtaccatgggttaagccactctgTGGGATTGTCCACACCACCTTCAGAGGTGCAGATTAATTGGTTCCAAGCCAGTTTCCTGCATATGCACCagatagcagataatggctcgtATACAGACAGAAATCATTTGTCTCCTACTGCCTTTCAAACCTTTCAGTAAAATTGATGATGTCCTTACGATATCCTTAGGACCATTCAATAGCAAAAACACTGAGAAATCCAAGGTGTTCCGATTAGTGCCGGACCAGGAAGAGTCAATAATAAAGCTACCATCACACATCACTTTCTGGAAATCAGTGTTACAACTGCAAATTAGAGGGTGCTGTAAATGAAATCTTAGTTCTTATAGGTTTCTTTAATCTGATAATGTACTACTTACTACAGCAAATATGTTCTACTCACATTAAGATACACTTTCAACTCCAGACTTGTTGAAGATaagagccttaaaaaaaaaaaaaaaaagagtttgactTACCACCTCAGCATAAAAATAGGAACATTAAGATCTTTAATCCTAAAACCAACCCTTATAACTACAAATACTCCACCCATCACTTTTAACCATGTTAGGCATCTATTCCTGCTTGTATGTATCAAAACTCACACTGATCAATGAGTTCTGGGTTGCAAAAGAGGATTTATTTTTTGCACCTGTATGTCAGTCTTTGTCCAAATTAGACAAAAACATTTGCCAAGTGCAGCAGATAGCTCAATAATCATGATCATTATTAAAAAAATGGTAGCTGAACATTAAAGAACTGCAGCTTAATTGGTAGGGGATTGTTCTGTATATAAAACATTTGACAGTGAAACATGACTGCTGTCTAAATAAACCTGTTATATAGATAACTGCAGATATACTAATTAAAGTGGCTGGACAcctcatttaagatttttttggggggatgaGATGgggatgggactggcactgtggcgtagcaggtaaagctgccacctgtagtgttggcatcccatgtgggtgttggtttgagacctggctgctccacttctgatccagatgttatggtctgggaaggtggtacaagatgacccaagtccttgggcccctcccccctggcattggagacctgaaagcagctcctggctttggatcagcacagctctggccactgtggccaactggttagtgaaccagtggatggaagacttctttctctctgctttaaaatcaatgtttttttaaaaaaaggttttggggGGCTGATATGGCACAGGTTaagcctgtgaagccagcatcccctatagatGTAGGCTCAAGTcctggtgctctacttctgatccagctccctaattaagtgggaaaacagcagatggcccaagtgcttgtgccctgcacccaggagACCCAAataagttcctggttttggcctgaccccatACTGGCAAttgtagccattcagggagtgacccaacagatgacTTGACaccctctaactttgcctttcagacaaaatctttaaaaaaagattcaggaTTAATATCTGTACTTCATTGTTTCAGTGCTCAAGTGACACCTGTAAGGTCTATCACTCTGAAATCAGTTAAGTACTGACAATAAGAGCAAGATCATTTATTTAAGTAGTGTCATTTCTTAGTTTTTCCCAAAGATGTCTTTTTTCACAAACTTGTTTTTTCTCAGATGATTCTGGATTTAAGAATTTATTCACCATCAGACTGCCATTTGTCCACATTTATCGTTTCTAGTCTTTCTGTGAAAAGTCACTTTTCCTGTTCGTTTACCTTCGTTGAGTTTCCTGTTGCTGTCTCCTTTTCAGGAGGTTCCGTCTTCTGTGCAGTGTTTTTGACCTTTGAGGCTCTCTTTTTAGATGAAAcagcttctttcacattctgTTCTGAATTCACACTCATCAGTTTTGGGAATTCCGAATTTATTATGAAACAACTACTGTCCtgcattcaaaaaaaatttgtgatAAACAACCTAAGTCATTTTGTAATTATATATAGCAGAAAACTAGGTTACAACTAAACATCTAGAATTTTAAAATCCAGGTGAGTATCTGCATACTAAATTGCAAAGCGCCtattaaattgttaaaaatactGATGTGGCAAGTGTTTTGGCACAGTGTGGGCACGCTATTGCCTAGGATCCCCCTCCATCCCAAATCCAATCCAGCTTAAGGCTAATGTGCCAGTAGGCAGCAAATGACGCCTCAGCTGTCCGGGCTTGTGCCACCTCTGTAGGCCTgatggagttcttgtctcctggacTCTGCGTGGCCCAAATTGGCTgtgccatttaaggagtgaaccagtggattgaagatgtgTTTCTCCTCTttgtcaccctgcttttcaaataaatgaaactacagaaaaatgaaaagtgtTCTAGTTTCCTCATTGTGAAAAGATAGTATTTTTATCTTTGCACACCTAATACATTTACTTAGGCTCTTGAAAATTACAGAGCACTGGCCAGTTGTTCTGTGGTATAGGGTAAGCCTCTACCTATAGTGCTGGTATCCATACAGGCACTGGCTGCACCAGTTctcatccaactccttgctaatggcctaggaaagcagtggaagatggcccaagtgcttgggcccctgcacccatgtggcaaatCCTGAAGCAGCTCCTTCTCGCTTGGGATCcacccagctacagccattgctgccattttgggagtgaaccagcagatggaaaatgtttctccttctctgtaactctgcctttcaaataaataaatctttaaaaataaattagcagtATCAATTCCTGCCTTCCtagcatgaaaaataaaaacaaagacactTACTACCAATTTGATATCACATTCCTCCTGTTCAGGGTGTGCTGCTTCCTCATCCTCTGCTCTGTAACATTAAAATGCATCATTTAAATGACAAGTTTTATGACCTCATCAGTTACATATACTGTGCTCCCAAATATAACCAAACAGCAAAGCTTGTCAACAAAATACAGTATTCTAATGCCTGAAAGTGGATTAACTTGTGTGGCAAAGTCAGCTCTTAGAACTGTTCACTATTAAAACAAAGTATGACCAAAATTATTTCACAATTCAACTTACACTGATTCTTCAATAGGAGATATAGACCCATCATCATCCAAATACTTGTATCTTCGACTGTCAAGATCTTCTTTTTCTAAATCATCACCAACATCCATTTGTTTCAGAGATTCTTTCAGGTGATATTCATACTTCAGTTTTTCAATGTAATTAAAAAATCCTCTTGCAACTGCTTGCTACACATTAaaaataacatgatttttttcGAGACCCccaacaaaattaaaactttttttcacaACCCACCAGAGGCCTGTCTTCAATAAGGGTAACCATCCCTTTACCTAAAACAGAATAGCTGTGCTGATTTAACTTTCTCCACCTACAGACTACACATGCTAATTGTAAATTACTAAACTTTAAGCTGGCACCAAGGAAAACACTAGTTTTGGGAATTACTAATGTTGATGACAACCTTATCCTTAAAATAGCATTTCTCAAATTCCAGGTTCTTGCAAGCAATCAAATTAACTATGCATTTATTCAACACACAATTAAGTATTTGAAGAGTAAATCTAACTAGGAATGtagttccaaaagttcatggaagatggaactaaaaggtttattttggtgcaaaaaaaaacccCTTACCTGACCCTCCACATCTATCTTACACAATCCTAATATTGGCTAACAAATCATCTCAGCTATATTAACTATGTGTCTCCAAATATTAACATACTTACCTCAAAGGTTAAAATTTTCCTCCAAGGTGATGGTTGAGTTCCATTCTCTGACTCTAAAAATGAGAACCTAGGCCCTTTGTCTTTAAATTGGTTTTTATCTACATGTGATTTAGTGTTTTTCCGTCCTTTAGGCCTGCCTACTGGCCTCCCTGTTGccttgtatttctgttttctccttttacgtttctttttcttaaattttgcaATAAGCGCTTTTAGTGTCAATGGCCTTGGTTCTACAGATGAATCACTTGAAGAATCTGTTGTTTCGACAATTTTAGATGAATGAATAGGTTTTCTAATGGGGTTTTTGGGTCTCCATTTAGGTGAGGAAGGAACACATTGAGTTTTAAACACACTGCTACCAGATGAACTGtcatcactaaaaaaaaaaaaaaaaaaaaaaaattccacttaaTCTTCTGGTACTACCAAATGCCCATTGTCAGCAATGCATTATCCCAAATGTACATCTCTCCTAAGACCAACTCAGAACATGCCCAATATAACAGAAGTGTTGTGTCCTTGCCAGTCACTAGGACTGCTACTCTACCACACATACCAAGTTGGCAGAGTACATACTGCttccttttatataaaacaaTCATACTTTGAATGCAAGTATTTGCATTAAATAAACTAAAGGCCTTCCTTCTCTCCCAAATCCTGAAAATTACCACTAATTACAGTGACTTAGTTTATTGCTTAATTCAAATATATTATTGACTGAATCTACTTGTTTTCCAGTTAAAACCCACTTACCTTTCATTATCAATTTCCATAGTTGCATCAGATGTCATGTGGTCAAGAGGGTCCATTTCTGACTTGTCCATCACTTACTGTCTGCTTTACAAGCTTCCTGAAATTTATTAGACTTAATCAATGTTCTGTAGCTAGTTATTACTTCAGTTCAACATAACCAGACCACACCATTTGCTAAGCTTTTACTTAAGTCcattttatgcatttcttttaaaactcTAGAATTTATACTCACAGGttctgtctttgatattttgccTGATCTATTGGATTTTAGCAGTACTTTCATTCCCAACAAAAGCACCTTCCTTAGTACAGTTTCATCATTAGCCAAGCCATTTTCTAGGACCTAAGGGAAACTCCCATGTTATACTTTTACACAGAAAGCCAGAAGGAAAAGTTTGCCCTCTTAATATAGGCATTAGGATTGCATCTTGAACTAACAGGCATTTTTAACCCCTGATCTGGGATTTGTCCCCGATCAGCTCATTCTTTCTTAGATTCGTGTAACAAAACTGTTTTATTACATCTTTGCTATTGGTGCAAACCGAGAAGCTTTAAAAAGCTAAAACTACAATGACctgctttttgtctttctctccttgtaAGAGTATACAATAGTTATGgcaattaaacttttaaaaggtTAAAGATGACTATTTCAGCCTGCTTGAGAATCAATATTTAATTCAAGTCCCAGAATAAGCTAACACTTCAAATTATAGGAAACAATAGTGTCTTTAAGAACTCAGATTTGTGAAATTCCCAGGGGACCTATATGACAATTTTATCGAACGATTTATGAGTTCCTAAATGcaaaattctgaaaaattaaattgtaaaatataaaCTGCTCAAAGAGCGAACGCCGCAAAAACTTACACAATGGTAATGCTGTACTTGTggtcaaaaaaaatctttttcctaAAAGGCTTATCAACATGTAATTAGCTCAGAAATCTTTTCGGGAACCTGTTTAGAAAGCAATCCTACTCAGATGCCGCTTTCAAGTCTGGGCTTCCGCGATTTTTTGGAGCCCTACTCGTACTGTGTTGTAATCCCGGAGCCAGTCTCTCCGGGAAGCTCCTAACACCAAGCAAAGAAAATGGCGTTACCTCACTCTAATCACGATTCCAGCAGAAGACCCCAGAGGTCGCGCGGAATCCATTTTAGCACCCACAGCCCAGGCACGACGAGCCACGCCTACACCACGAAGGCGGCTCTGTGGGCCTCCGCGGGCCTGCGCCGTCAGCACACAGCTTCGCggctcagcccagggcagggcgTGGGTCCTGGAGACCACGGCCCCGGGCCGCTCCTCCCGCTCCTCTCCACCTCGGGCCAGACAGCTGGCACCAACGGGCCCGCCTGCGCCCTAGCTGCCCGTTCCCCACGCTTCGGGCCGGGTCCCCAACTGCCTTGTGACTCGAGTCCCTGATAAGGGTCTACACCCGCCAACCGCCTCACCTGCGTCCGCCAACGAACCGACAACCGCCTACCTCTTCCAACCGCGCGGAAGGAAAGAACGCGCCAATCCCGAGGCCCGGATAATAGTGGGGCCGAAATCTCGCGTTACAACTTGGCTCTCGCGATGACGGCGAGCGGTGGGAGGAGACCAGAAGCGGGACCGCCATCTTCAGTCCCGCTAGGGGCGGGGCGAGCTGGTGGGCGGGCCCTGCACTGTTCCTCCCGGGGAGGCGGGGTAAGGctaaggggtgtgtgtgtccaCGGCCTGTCTGGTAAGTGGGACGTTTCGGCCAGTGTAAAGAAACTGTAAGTGAACTGCGCGgaatggatacagaaaaagctgatttgtttcatttgcagggctctgtgtgtgttgtgggTGGGGTGTGCGTGTGA
This window of the Lepus europaeus isolate LE1 chromosome 7, mLepTim1.pri, whole genome shotgun sequence genome carries:
- the TAF1D gene encoding TATA box-binding protein-associated factor RNA polymerase I subunit D; the protein is MDKSEMDPLDHMTSDATMEIDNESDDSSSGSSVFKTQCVPSSPKWRPKNPIRKPIHSSKIVETTDSSSDSSVEPRPLTLKALIAKFKKKKRKRRKQKYKATGRPVGRPKGRKNTKSHVDKNQFKDKGPRFSFLESENGTQPSPWRKILTFEQAVARGFFNYIEKLKYEYHLKESLKQMDVGDDLEKEDLDSRRYKYLDDDGSISPIEESVAEDEEAAHPEQEECDIKLVDSSCFIINSEFPKLMSVNSEQNVKEAVSSKKRASKVKNTAQKTEPPEKETATGNSTKALIFNKSGVESVS